A region of Aphanothece sacrum FPU1 DNA encodes the following proteins:
- a CDS encoding phytochelatin synthase family protein has product MSPLISRILMIGLCFIPSELIAQTLPLTPNLINFNSSEGETFLIESTARQDYIPLSIQFETQENGAFCGVASMVMVLNALSIPAPKAPEWRKYKRFTQTNIFDNPKTQEVMTKDIVSKQGMTLQQLGQLLASYPIKVDINYGSEVTLKEFRQRLIDNLKQPNNFVLVNYLRSTMGQEKGGHISPVAAYHQQSDRFLILDVSRYKYPPVWVKAEDLWQAINTKDSASGKTRGFVLVSVE; this is encoded by the coding sequence ATGAGTCCCTTGATTTCACGAATTTTAATGATCGGACTATGTTTTATTCCGAGTGAATTAATTGCTCAAACGTTACCCTTAACTCCTAACCTAATTAATTTTAATTCATCAGAAGGAGAAACTTTTCTGATTGAAAGTACAGCACGTCAAGATTATATTCCCTTAAGTATTCAGTTTGAAACCCAAGAAAACGGTGCTTTTTGTGGAGTAGCAAGCATGGTAATGGTACTCAATGCTTTATCTATTCCTGCACCAAAAGCACCGGAATGGAGAAAATATAAACGTTTCACTCAAACCAATATTTTTGATAACCCAAAAACTCAAGAAGTGATGACGAAAGACATCGTATCAAAACAGGGAATGACATTACAACAATTAGGACAATTATTAGCAAGTTATCCAATAAAAGTTGATATAAATTATGGCAGTGAAGTTACTTTAAAAGAATTTCGTCAGCGTCTTATTGATAATTTAAAACAACCGAATAATTTTGTTTTAGTTAACTATTTACGTTCTACTATGGGTCAAGAAAAAGGGGGACATATTTCACCAGTTGCAGCTTATCATCAACAAAGCGATCGCTTTCTTATTTTGGATGTATCCCGTTACAAATATCCTCCTGTATGGGTAAAAGCTGAAGACTTATGGCAAGCCATTAATACTAAAGATTCTGCTTCTGGTAAAACCAGAGGATTTGTCTTAGTCAGTGTTGAATAA
- a CDS encoding metallophosphoesterase family protein produces MSYNRRQFLIVTGGLMGAGMATLTHQVFSRNNSFSPPKSQPISSEKPLISQPVAVAPDGLFAPVKGDVRIVVISDLNSQYGSTTYEPEVDQAIALIPDWKPDLVLCGGDMIAGQKKSLTKTQIQAMWSAFDNHITAPLRQAKIPFGFTMGNHDASGAINQGKFIFESERELASAYWNEPTHNPGLNFIDKANFPFYYTFKQQDIFYLVWDSSTNIISPEQLTWVERNLNSQEAQKAKLRLAIGHLPLYPVAVGRDNGGNFMNEGETLQKLLEKYDVHTYISGHHHAYYPGKKGQLELLHTGALGGGPRKLLNSDLPPRKSLTVVDIVLTSGGTIYTTYDMQTLKVIDIKTLPKSIGKVSRRDLL; encoded by the coding sequence ATGAGTTATAATCGTCGTCAATTTTTAATTGTTACCGGAGGATTAATGGGGGCAGGAATGGCTACCTTAACCCATCAAGTTTTCAGTCGCAATAATAGTTTTAGCCCTCCCAAATCTCAGCCTATTTCATCTGAAAAACCTCTAATAAGTCAACCAGTTGCCGTTGCACCTGATGGCTTATTTGCACCCGTAAAAGGAGATGTTAGAATTGTTGTTATTAGTGATCTTAATAGTCAATATGGATCAACCACTTATGAACCAGAAGTTGATCAAGCGATCGCTTTAATTCCTGACTGGAAACCCGACTTAGTATTATGTGGAGGAGACATGATTGCTGGACAAAAGAAATCTCTTACTAAAACACAAATACAAGCTATGTGGTCAGCCTTTGATAATCATATTACGGCCCCGTTAAGACAAGCAAAAATTCCCTTTGGGTTTACCATGGGAAATCATGATGCGTCAGGGGCAATTAATCAAGGTAAATTTATCTTTGAGTCAGAGAGAGAATTAGCCTCAGCTTATTGGAATGAACCCACTCATAATCCTGGATTAAACTTTATTGATAAAGCCAATTTTCCCTTTTATTATACCTTCAAACAACAGGATATTTTTTATTTAGTGTGGGATAGTTCTACTAATATTATTTCTCCTGAACAATTAACTTGGGTTGAACGAAATTTAAACAGTCAAGAGGCACAAAAAGCTAAATTACGTCTAGCTATTGGTCATCTTCCGTTGTATCCAGTTGCAGTAGGAAGGGATAACGGCGGCAATTTTATGAATGAAGGAGAAACCTTGCAAAAATTATTAGAAAAGTATGACGTTCATACATATATAAGTGGTCATCATCATGCTTATTATCCAGGGAAAAAAGGTCAATTAGAATTACTTCATACTGGTGCATTAGGAGGAGGGCCCCGTAAACTTTTAAATAGTGATTTACCCCCTCGAAAAAGTTTAACTGTTGTCGATATTGTCTTAACTTCTGGAGGGACAATTTACACAACTTATGATATGCAAACTTTAAAAGTTATAGACATCAAAACCTTACCGAAATCCATTGGTAAAGTTTCGCGTAGAGATTTGCTATAA
- a CDS encoding YbaB/EbfC family nucleoid-associated protein: MAGFGLGKIKELQEAFQKAQQVQAGAQKLQEELEQMEIEGSSEDGLVKVVMSGNQEPRGVTIAPEALEKGAESLANLVTEAMKAAYVESTDTMRSKMEELTSGLNLPGM, from the coding sequence ATGGCAGGATTTGGATTAGGAAAAATTAAAGAACTTCAAGAAGCTTTTCAAAAGGCGCAACAGGTTCAAGCTGGGGCGCAAAAACTTCAAGAAGAATTAGAACAAATGGAGATTGAGGGTAGTAGCGAGGATGGACTGGTCAAAGTGGTTATGAGTGGCAACCAAGAACCTCGTGGCGTTACTATTGCCCCAGAAGCTTTAGAAAAAGGTGCTGAGTCTTTGGCTAATTTGGTAACAGAAGCGATGAAAGCTGCTTATGTTGAGTCTACTGATACCATGCGCTCAAAAATGGAAGAACTCACCAGTGGTTTAAATCTTCCTGGGATGTAA
- the murB gene encoding UDP-N-acetylmuramate dehydrogenase, with protein MSLSLSCPPLSPIQLCASDYHIYPNVSLASHTSYRVGGKAEWYAAPRTWEDLQATFDWFQQQDLPLMLLGAGSNLLISDRGIDGLVLSTRHLRHRQVDMDSARITVAAGEPIAKVAWQVAKLGWRGLEWAVGIPGTVGGAVVMNAGAHNQSAADCLVSALVVSPNGTVATLTPEQLNYSYRTSALQGDQRLVIEATFQLQPGFTREEVMATTQNNLQQRKSSQPYDKPSCGSVFRNPTPHAAGWLIEELGLKGYRLGDAEVSQRHANFILNCGQATAEDIFRLIHHVQEQVESRWSVLLEPEVKILGEFSVL; from the coding sequence ATGAGCCTAAGTTTATCCTGCCCCCCATTGTCTCCTATCCAACTGTGTGCCAGTGATTACCATATTTATCCTAATGTTTCTCTAGCCTCCCATACTTCCTATCGGGTGGGAGGAAAAGCCGAATGGTATGCGGCCCCCCGCACTTGGGAAGATTTACAAGCTACCTTCGACTGGTTTCAACAACAAGATTTACCTCTGATGCTCTTAGGGGCTGGTTCTAATCTACTGATTAGCGATCGCGGTATTGATGGATTGGTTTTGAGTACCCGCCATTTACGTCATCGGCAAGTGGATATGGACTCAGCACGCATTACAGTGGCGGCAGGGGAACCCATAGCAAAGGTAGCTTGGCAAGTAGCTAAACTGGGTTGGCGTGGCTTAGAATGGGCTGTAGGTATCCCTGGAACCGTTGGCGGTGCGGTGGTGATGAATGCCGGGGCTCACAATCAATCTGCGGCTGATTGTTTAGTCAGTGCGCTGGTTGTCTCTCCCAATGGAACCGTAGCAACTTTGACCCCAGAACAACTCAATTACAGTTATCGTACTTCTGCCTTACAAGGAGATCAACGTTTGGTGATTGAAGCAACGTTTCAACTGCAACCTGGGTTTACTAGGGAAGAAGTGATGGCTACCACCCAGAATAATTTACAACAGCGTAAAAGTTCTCAACCCTATGATAAGCCTAGTTGTGGCAGTGTTTTTCGTAATCCCACTCCCCATGCGGCCGGTTGGTTAATTGAAGAATTAGGACTTAAAGGTTATCGTCTTGGAGATGCGGAAGTGTCTCAACGTCATGCTAATTTTATTCTTAATTGTGGTCAGGCAACGGCTGAAGACATTTTTCGGCTAATTCATCATGTTCAGGAACAAGTAGAGTCCCGTTGGTCTGTTTTATTAGAGCCTGAAGTTAAAATTCTTGGGGAGTTTTCTGTTCTCTAA
- the murC gene encoding UDP-N-acetylmuramate--L-alanine ligase — protein sequence MKTVDFSGRPFHFIGIGGIGMSALAYVLAKRQIRVSGSDLRSSHITERLEAVGTHIFSRQEPTNLEFFQPLDGICTDPLPQVICSTAIAQNNSEYTAAVEKGCPVFHRSDVLAALIKDYKSIGVAGTHGKTTTSSLIGYVLLVGGLDPTIIVGGEVTAWDGNARLGNGDYLVAEADESDGSLTKHWPNIGVVTNIELDHPDHYESLEDVVKIFQVFESQCDILVGCLDCERISTQLNPTITYSLDPAKQADYTVKNITYDVNGTTADVWEWGQYLGQMHLTIPGEHNVSNALAAIAVGRKLGLEFDVIAQGLESFEGAKRRFEFRGECNGITFIDDYAHHPSEIQATLSAARSKLGSESSSRVVAIFQPHRYTRTMTFLEDFATSFKAADLVILTDIYSAGEANISHLQGQDVAEAVKQHHSQVIYEPDLSSLTQLLPEILQSGDLVLFLGAGNLNQIIPQVIASYDPS from the coding sequence GTGAAAACGGTAGATTTTAGCGGAAGACCTTTCCATTTCATTGGTATCGGCGGAATCGGAATGTCAGCCTTGGCCTATGTCCTAGCCAAGCGTCAGATTCGAGTCTCTGGTTCCGATTTACGGTCAAGTCATATTACAGAACGATTAGAAGCGGTGGGAACTCACATCTTTAGCCGCCAAGAACCAACTAATTTAGAATTTTTTCAGCCTCTTGATGGAATTTGTACTGATCCTTTACCTCAAGTTATTTGTTCAACGGCCATCGCTCAAAATAATTCAGAATATACGGCGGCCGTAGAAAAAGGCTGTCCGGTTTTTCACCGTTCTGATGTTTTGGCGGCTTTAATTAAAGATTATAAAAGTATTGGTGTAGCTGGTACTCATGGTAAAACCACCACCAGCAGTTTAATCGGTTATGTACTGTTGGTGGGGGGACTCGATCCTACTATCATTGTGGGAGGAGAAGTGACCGCCTGGGATGGAAACGCCCGTTTAGGTAATGGGGATTATTTGGTAGCTGAAGCAGATGAGTCCGATGGTTCGTTAACTAAACATTGGCCTAATATTGGAGTAGTGACTAATATTGAACTCGATCACCCTGATCACTATGAAAGTTTGGAAGATGTGGTGAAAATTTTTCAGGTGTTTGAGTCTCAATGTGACATTCTAGTGGGATGTCTAGATTGTGAACGGATCAGCACTCAATTAAATCCTACGATTACTTACAGTCTTGATCCTGCTAAACAAGCTGATTATACCGTTAAAAATATTACCTATGATGTCAATGGTACAACAGCCGATGTTTGGGAATGGGGCCAGTATTTAGGTCAAATGCACCTAACCATTCCTGGAGAACATAATGTTAGTAATGCCTTAGCTGCGATCGCGGTTGGACGTAAGCTAGGACTGGAGTTTGATGTCATTGCCCAAGGGTTAGAGTCATTTGAAGGAGCAAAACGACGCTTTGAGTTTCGGGGAGAATGTAACGGAATTACTTTTATTGATGATTATGCTCACCATCCCAGCGAAATCCAAGCCACTCTCTCAGCCGCTCGTTCAAAATTAGGCTCTGAGTCTTCCTCTCGTGTCGTAGCTATCTTCCAGCCTCATCGTTATACTCGCACTATGACCTTTTTAGAGGATTTTGCTACGTCCTTCAAAGCGGCCGATTTGGTCATCTTAACGGACATTTATAGTGCCGGAGAAGCTAATATTTCTCATCTCCAAGGTCAAGATGTGGCCGAAGCAGTTAAACAACATCACTCTCAAGTCATTTACGAACCCGATTTATCGAGTTTAACCCAATTATTGCCAGAAATTCTCCAATCAGGGGATTTAGTTCTGTTTCTGGGAGCGGGTAATCTCAATCAAATTATCCCCCAAGTAATAGCCAGTTACGATCCTTCTTAA
- a CDS encoding type I glyceraldehyde-3-phosphate dehydrogenase translates to MIRVAINGFGRIGRNFLRCWLGRENSQLDLVGINDTSDPATNAHLLKYDSMLGKLNADIQADENSLIVNGKTIKCVSDRNPLNLPWAEWGVDLIIEATGVFITDEGASKHILAGAKKVLITAPGKGANIGTFVVGVNHEDYDHDKFNIISNASCTTNCLAPVVKVLHENFGIIKGTMTTTHSYTGDQRILDASHRDLRRARAAAVNIVPTSTGAAKAVALVIPEMKGKLNGIAMRVPTPNVSVVDLVVQVEKSTIAEQVNEVLKEAAEGKMKGILEYNDLPLVSSDYRGTDSSSIIDASLTLVMGGDMVKVIAWYDNEWGYSQRVVDLAEVVAQKWK, encoded by the coding sequence GTGATTAGAGTAGCAATCAATGGGTTTGGGCGTATTGGACGTAATTTTTTACGGTGCTGGTTAGGACGGGAAAATAGTCAGTTGGATTTAGTAGGGATTAATGATACCTCTGATCCAGCAACTAATGCCCACCTGTTGAAATATGATTCGATGCTCGGCAAATTAAATGCTGACATCCAGGCAGACGAAAATTCCCTGATTGTTAATGGCAAAACCATCAAGTGTGTTTCTGATCGTAACCCCTTAAACTTGCCTTGGGCGGAGTGGGGCGTTGATTTGATCATTGAAGCTACTGGGGTTTTTATTACGGATGAAGGGGCTTCTAAACATATCTTGGCTGGGGCCAAGAAAGTCTTGATCACCGCTCCTGGTAAGGGTGCTAATATAGGTACTTTCGTTGTTGGTGTTAACCACGAAGACTACGATCACGACAAATTCAACATTATCAGTAATGCTAGTTGTACCACCAACTGTTTAGCTCCTGTGGTTAAAGTCCTGCATGAGAACTTCGGTATCATTAAAGGTACTATGACCACTACTCACAGTTATACTGGAGATCAACGTATTCTCGATGCTAGTCACAGAGATTTACGTCGGGCGCGGGCGGCGGCGGTTAATATTGTTCCTACTTCTACCGGTGCTGCTAAAGCGGTTGCTTTGGTTATTCCTGAAATGAAAGGCAAATTAAATGGAATCGCTATGCGGGTTCCTACTCCTAATGTTTCTGTCGTAGATTTAGTAGTGCAAGTTGAAAAAAGCACTATTGCTGAACAAGTCAATGAAGTGTTAAAAGAGGCGGCTGAAGGAAAAATGAAGGGTATTCTTGAATACAATGATTTACCTTTAGTTTCTTCTGACTATCGCGGAACTGATTCTTCTTCTATCATTGATGCTAGTCTCACCTTGGTTATGGGTGGGGATATGGTTAAAGTGATTGCTTGGTATGACAACGAATGGGGTTATTCTCAACGGGTTGTTGACTTAGCTGAAGTTGTTGCTCAAAAGTGGAAATAA
- a CDS encoding amino acid ABC transporter permease has translation MSVSLPPIVQISPIRWIYKNLFSTWYNSLLTVISLLFVYWISSTFLIWAFTLAQWGVIGANLRLFFVGQYPVELLWRTWTTLAIIMGLGGLSWGLLIRSQPLFNLINLTILGILAALSIFVAIPVGILATLKLLGMLILLVFIAFFAQKLGEKIPTLVTWLSLIWLSSFFIILWLLEGGLFLRTVRLDEFSGLMLTLLVSVVSIVLSFPFGVLLALGRQSSLPVIRWLSIAYIELIRALPLIGILFMAQVMLPLILPEGVRLERVVRAMAGVTLFSAAYLAENVRGGLQSVPKGQIEAAKALGLNSVFVLTFIVLPQALKAVIPSIVGHFISLFKDTSLLAIVGLVDLLGISQSILGNPKFIGRYAEVYLFIAIIYWVFCYSMSWVSRQLEKT, from the coding sequence ATGTCTGTTTCTCTACCTCCTATTGTTCAAATTAGTCCTATACGTTGGATATACAAAAATCTATTTAGCACTTGGTATAACAGTCTTTTAACAGTTATTAGTCTGTTATTTGTATATTGGATAAGTTCAACTTTTTTGATTTGGGCCTTTACTCTAGCTCAATGGGGAGTCATTGGCGCAAATTTACGCTTATTTTTTGTTGGTCAATATCCCGTCGAATTATTATGGCGAACTTGGACAACTTTGGCGATTATTATGGGTTTAGGAGGTTTATCTTGGGGTCTATTAATTCGTAGTCAACCTCTATTTAATCTTATTAATTTAACCATTTTAGGAATTTTAGCAGCTTTGTCTATTTTTGTCGCTATTCCTGTCGGTATTCTGGCCACTCTTAAACTGCTAGGAATGCTAATTTTATTAGTTTTTATAGCATTTTTTGCACAAAAATTAGGTGAAAAAATTCCCACTCTAGTCACTTGGTTATCATTAATTTGGTTATCAAGTTTTTTTATTATTCTCTGGTTATTAGAAGGCGGATTATTTTTACGAACAGTTAGATTAGATGAATTTAGCGGCTTAATGCTTACGCTTTTAGTCTCTGTTGTCAGTATTGTTTTATCCTTTCCTTTTGGGGTTTTATTAGCATTAGGAAGACAAAGTTCTTTACCCGTAATTCGTTGGTTATCTATTGCTTATATTGAATTAATCCGCGCTTTACCTTTAATTGGTATTTTGTTTATGGCTCAAGTCATGTTACCTTTGATTTTACCCGAAGGAGTGCGTCTAGAAAGGGTTGTAAGAGCGATGGCTGGTGTTACTTTATTTAGTGCAGCTTACTTAGCAGAAAATGTGCGCGGGGGGTTACAATCCGTTCCTAAAGGACAAATAGAAGCAGCTAAAGCTTTAGGTTTAAATAGTGTTTTTGTTTTGACTTTTATCGTTTTACCCCAAGCATTAAAAGCAGTTATTCCTAGCATTGTGGGACATTTTATTAGTTTATTTAAAGATACTTCCTTATTAGCTATTGTGGGATTAGTAGATTTATTAGGAATATCTCAATCGATTTTAGGTAATCCTAAATTTATCGGTCGTTATGCCGAAGTTTATTTATTCATAGCAATTATTTATTGGGTATTTTGTTATTCTATGTCTTGGGTAAGTCGTCAGTTAGAAAAAACATAA
- a CDS encoding DUF4198 domain-containing protein, with product MALQNPFSLKEGDILPIQVLFQGTLINNPLVEYLGQTISVSNNGIALIPIGASGLQVIEASYTDPNSNNPPISYAATLTAQSVLEPQSLGLLTATTALGISQILNRRMKKKA from the coding sequence ATGGCACTACAAAATCCTTTTAGCTTAAAAGAAGGCGATATTTTACCGATTCAAGTATTGTTCCAAGGGACATTAATTAATAATCCCTTAGTTGAATATTTAGGGCAAACAATTAGTGTTAGTAATAATGGAATAGCATTGATTCCCATTGGTGCATCAGGATTGCAAGTTATTGAAGCAAGTTATACTGATCCTAACTCCAACAATCCACCGATTTCTTATGCAGCAACCTTGACCGCACAATCAGTTCTCGAACCCCAATCTTTAGGATTATTAACAGCAACAACGGCCTTAGGAATCAGTCAAATTTTGAATCGTCGAATGAAAAAGAAAGCTTAA
- a CDS encoding sirohydrochlorin chelatase, giving the protein MITQAFASPTGEILPPLPLKRPLLMIGHGTRDLDGKQAFLDFVEAYQALDTSRPVIPCFLELTEPLIQEGIKECVAAGFTEMTALPILLFAARHTKFDVTNALDHAKQHYPGLKFHYGRHFGNTPLLLDLWRSRLAQLDTVTIPPEDTVLLIVGRGSSDPDANSDVYKFSRLLWEGSHYRTVETCFIGITHPRLEEGFERARLYQPKRIIVLPHFLFTGALVKKIFEISAQQQGQYPDIELINLPEIGFTSELFSIVREREIESQLGQTQMNCEMCKFRLVSASENHSHDHHHHHDHPHSHEPEDPYANVDKYHRKIWQVP; this is encoded by the coding sequence ATGATCACTCAAGCGTTTGCTTCCCCAACAGGGGAAATATTGCCCCCATTGCCCCTAAAACGACCTCTATTGATGATTGGTCATGGAACTAGGGATCTCGATGGTAAACAAGCTTTTCTCGATTTTGTTGAAGCTTATCAAGCTTTAGATACGTCTCGTCCGGTTATTCCCTGCTTCTTAGAATTAACAGAACCTTTGATACAAGAAGGGATTAAAGAATGTGTCGCTGCAGGTTTTACAGAAATGACGGCCCTACCCATACTATTATTTGCGGCCCGTCATACGAAATTTGATGTCACCAATGCTTTAGATCACGCTAAACAACATTATCCCGGACTAAAGTTCCATTATGGACGACATTTTGGCAATACACCTCTGCTATTAGACCTTTGGCGATCGCGTTTAGCACAACTAGACACAGTAACCATCCCACCGGAAGATACAGTATTATTAATTGTGGGTAGAGGTTCGAGTGATCCCGATGCTAATAGTGATGTCTATAAATTTTCACGTTTGTTGTGGGAAGGAAGTCATTATCGCACAGTAGAAACCTGTTTTATTGGTATTACTCATCCCCGTTTAGAAGAAGGGTTTGAACGGGCCCGACTTTATCAACCAAAACGCATTATTGTGTTGCCTCATTTCTTGTTTACGGGGGCCTTAGTTAAGAAGATTTTTGAGATTTCAGCCCAACAACAAGGGCAGTATCCAGACATTGAATTGATTAATTTGCCTGAAATTGGTTTTACCTCTGAACTGTTTTCTATTGTACGAGAACGGGAAATTGAAAGTCAACTGGGACAAACTCAGATGAATTGTGAAATGTGTAAATTCCGTCTCGTATCAGCTTCTGAGAATCATTCTCATGATCATCACCATCATCATGATCACCCTCATTCTCATGAACCGGAAGATCCCTATGCCAATGTAGACAAATATCATCGAAAAATTTGGCAAGTTCCTTAA
- a CDS encoding CocE/NonD family hydrolase, whose translation MLSVKQETLSMVTRDGIRLDADIYCPDSSESFPVLLMRQPYGRKIASTVVYAHPIWYASQGYIVVIQDVRGRGTSEGEFELFTDEIEDGLDTINWVSQLPKSTGKVGMYGFSYQGMTQLYAASGNHKALKTICPAMIAYDLYSDWAYENGAFCLQGNLGWAIQLAAETARLQGDTIAFQKLYQASRNLPLYDPIPANPNLLREVAQNSFYHDWLNHPYPDDYWGNLSPKNLLQMTDLPMLHIGGWFDTYLRGTLNLYKAMVSRSQFPQHLMIGPWGHLPWSQKVGSINYSKEAISYVDKYQIQWFDYFLKNKKTTLINSPSVSLFEMGTNQWRYFDSFPNNLHNSYYLFSQGLASIREDDGQLIESPPIESSRDIIVHDPWRPVPSLGGHASIPSGSFDRSDIDCRSDVLTYTSEPLREYLSIIGEIFLELYCTADTPSFDLCAVLSQVYPDGRVYNFTQGYIRVDSDEVPIKIPLQATCIRIEAGNCLRLSLSGAFFPAYPINTGTEKLPNEERLIDATIITLTVNCGGNKSSQIIL comes from the coding sequence ATGTTAAGCGTTAAACAAGAAACCCTATCAATGGTAACACGGGACGGAATTCGCCTGGATGCGGATATTTATTGTCCTGATAGTTCTGAATCTTTTCCTGTCTTGTTGATGCGGCAACCTTACGGAAGAAAAATTGCTTCAACAGTAGTTTATGCTCATCCTATTTGGTATGCTTCCCAAGGGTATATTGTAGTTATTCAAGATGTACGGGGACGGGGAACATCTGAAGGAGAATTTGAACTTTTTACCGATGAAATAGAAGATGGATTAGATACTATTAATTGGGTTTCTCAACTTCCAAAAAGTACAGGAAAAGTGGGAATGTATGGTTTTTCCTATCAAGGGATGACCCAATTATATGCAGCTTCTGGTAATCATAAAGCCTTAAAAACAATTTGTCCTGCTATGATCGCTTATGATTTATACAGCGATTGGGCCTATGAAAATGGGGCTTTTTGTTTACAAGGAAATCTAGGATGGGCGATTCAACTAGCGGCAGAAACTGCTAGATTACAGGGGGATACTATCGCCTTTCAAAAATTATATCAGGCCTCTCGTAATTTACCTTTATATGATCCCATTCCTGCTAATCCAAATCTTTTACGAGAAGTAGCGCAAAATTCCTTTTATCATGATTGGTTAAATCATCCCTATCCTGATGATTATTGGGGAAATTTATCTCCTAAAAATCTCCTGCAAATGACCGATTTACCCATGTTACATATTGGAGGATGGTTTGATACTTATTTACGAGGTACACTCAATCTTTATAAGGCAATGGTAAGTCGGAGTCAATTTCCTCAACATTTGATGATTGGCCCTTGGGGTCATCTTCCTTGGAGTCAAAAAGTTGGCTCTATTAATTATAGCAAAGAAGCGATTAGTTATGTCGATAAATATCAAATTCAATGGTTTGATTATTTTCTAAAAAACAAAAAAACTACCTTGATAAATTCTCCTTCTGTTAGCTTATTTGAAATGGGAACTAATCAATGGAGATATTTTGATTCATTTCCTAATAATCTTCATAATTCTTATTATTTATTTAGCCAAGGATTGGCTAGTATTAGAGAAGATGACGGACAATTAATAGAGTCTCCCCCAATAGAATCAAGTAGAGATATTATCGTTCATGACCCTTGGCGACCTGTTCCATCTTTAGGAGGTCATGCTAGTATACCATCAGGATCATTTGACCGTTCTGATATTGATTGCCGTTCCGATGTTTTAACTTATACATCTGAACCGTTAAGGGAATATTTATCAATTATTGGTGAAATTTTTCTTGAGTTATATTGTACGGCTGATACTCCAAGTTTTGACTTATGTGCAGTGTTATCTCAAGTTTATCCTGATGGGAGAGTTTATAATTTTACTCAAGGATATATTCGGGTTGACTCTGATGAAGTTCCTATTAAAATTCCTTTGCAAGCAACTTGTATAAGAATTGAGGCAGGAAATTGTTTAAGATTAAGTTTAAGTGGTGCTTTTTTTCCGGCTTATCCTATCAATACAGGAACAGAAAAATTGCCTAATGAAGAGCGATTAATTGATGCTACAATTATTACATTAACGGTCAATTGTGGCGGTAATAAATCTTCTCAAATTATACTATAA
- a CDS encoding YbjN domain-containing protein: MTNSITEMAIETPLPDDFIQTNSTHQEVIETVIGSLQQNDTAMVQHDEQGYVWKFHYGSVETFVQLTGETDEDLLTVWAPVLQLPAKDQLGLMRKLLEMNWGETFETCFGIMQDKVVVLTQRTVADLSPGEISRAITLVATIADDNDEILKETFGGT; the protein is encoded by the coding sequence ATGACAAATTCAATCACTGAAATGGCAATAGAAACTCCTCTACCTGATGACTTTATCCAAACAAATAGCACCCATCAAGAGGTGATAGAAACCGTCATTGGTAGTTTACAACAAAATGACACTGCAATGGTTCAGCATGATGAACAAGGATATGTCTGGAAGTTTCATTATGGCAGTGTGGAAACCTTTGTTCAACTGACAGGAGAAACTGACGAAGATTTATTAACAGTTTGGGCCCCAGTATTACAATTACCTGCTAAAGATCAACTGGGGTTAATGCGAAAATTACTAGAAATGAACTGGGGAGAAACTTTTGAAACTTGTTTCGGTATTATGCAAGACAAAGTAGTAGTATTAACTCAACGAACGGTTGCTGATTTATCTCCTGGAGAAATTTCTCGCGCCATTACTTTAGTAGCGACGATTGCTGATGATAATGATGAAATTCTTAAAGAAACATTTGGAGGAACTTAA